The DNA region AATAATTTAACCCAATAGCAATTGCTCCCAATGTCAGCACCGGCAAAACCAGTAGTCCTGTTGATAACAGGGAAACATGCATGAATAAACACATGATAATGAATTAACATTACATAATTAATGGAAGAAAAATTTACCAGGAAAGTCTCCCTCAGCAGAcaccatattattattattatctgtACAATTGTATAACTAGCACAAGGCCTTAAAAGCAATAGCCAGTAAGGAATCCATCTACAAAAGATATACTACTAGTTTTTTGATATATATAGAAGATGTAATGTAATAATAGTCTCATGGTACTATGCATGCGTTCGGCAAACCAAGGCCGATTAAGAAAGGGTTTTTTTTCTACTTTTTGATCtcttgattattgatattgattttcaccctccaactttgctttaaaatcaAACTctccccctcaactttgaacaatagacattcttcCCCTTTTATCCTATGCAATGTCTATTTCACTCTTGTTATTttcaatcctccatttatgtaatatattttatactatatataatttttatttttttaacctaAGTATTTATTGATTTTGATTTAAGTTCATTAACAATGTAAGCAGAATAATACTTTTATGAATTGTCACAAATATAATGCTATTTTTTATGAAGCATTAAGTATGTctatatgtatgtacatgcatgtgtgtatttaagtttcacttctctcttatATCTCTATTGTCTATATATTAAAACAAGTATCAGTTGTCATTAatagaatatttcttaaattataatttaaaattcatttacaatgtaaataaatatttttaaaaatttgtttcTATTTTTATTACTTTTTTCTTGTATTACCTTCATTGgaatatatttataaagttattattaccTATTATTTTTACTTGTACAAATAGATGTTAGAGTTActattcaaaaattaattttttaatcaactaatttatttcattataaaacatcattaacttatatactcaattaGTATTTCTCACTTATTTCTTCGCCAAGAAGATAATAGTTATTTTTTATAGAAAATTTGTTAGatagattaaaaaaataaaaaatattatgatttaaagaagtaaaaaagaagacaaaagttgataatataagggtaaaataggattGAAAAGATTCAATTAggaaaaagggggaagaatgtctattgttcaaagttgaggggggagtttgatttttaaagcaaagttggagGGTGAAAATTTACCCTAAAGTTGATATATTTGAGGGAAAAGGTGTAAGTATACCCCCTcttagtggcggagccaggaatttgGTGAAGAGTGTGCAAATTTTCTTCTCACTTGTGTTAAGGGTGTgtaaaattaaataaatactcataataactaagagcctgtttggatgggcttaaaaaaacagtttataagcccaaaaaaaaaaattgggatagcccaacttattttttttggcttataagtggttttcagcttataagctgctttagataagctaagccaaatgggcccaattaattttttgggcttattttaagtacaaaatggctttaagctggccagccacacactaaaaaaagttgaaaacaacttataagccaatccaaacgggctctaacatTTAACCTATGTACACCGCGTAATTTTTCGACGAAGGGTGCGCACCTGACCATCCTTCGCCGAAGGTGGCTCCGCCGATGCCCCCTCTACTTTGCGATTTAAAATAGATATATTTTTCGttaaaaagtggtgcatatatataCCTTTGTCGTTACATAAACGACGCATATAGACagaatatttttaattaaaataaaagttATTGTAGTGATATAGTTGCACCTACTCACATATGAATTTGTATTGCCTTGTTTAATTCAAAGATTAACAGAGAGTGCAAACTCTTCGAGAAAAAAGTTCAAATTTAAATTAATTTGATTGCGCTTTAAAATTACCGTCAAAATAAAACTCGGTGAGGGATTAAGGGGAAAATGAGATTTTATCCTAACGATAGGACAATATTAGAACAAGTGTCTAATGAATTGCCAAGTTGCGGAATTTTGGATCATACAAAGGCACGTCAGCTGTTTTATTTCTAACAACCGAAGTTCTCTAATTCATTGATAAAAAAGCAACATTAATCAAATATTAACGCAATAGGCTATGGTATTTTCATCGTAGTTGTAGTATAACCCTTCGAGTTAAGATTTTGACTTTAAGAGGTAATTTCTCTATACTACACTTGAATACAACTATGAGGGGTCTATTTGGTTGAGAAACAAGTTATCCCAAGATTATTTATCTTGGAATTAGTTATCTCATCCTCCCACGGGAATAAAATAACACGACAATTCTGAGATGattaatcccgggattagttataccACGAGTTTATCCCCAACATGAGATAGACTCATCTAATTTAATCCCAAAATTATTTATCACTTATCCCTCCAAACGAGCCCTGAGTATTTAGGTCTGTGAAGTAGAAAATACAATTCGTTTGAAGAATTATGTCTGAAGTAAATTCTATTTGACATGGTTTATGGATTTGTTCTAGTATTAATATGGAGGAATCTTGACTTAAACCAGCAATACATCACTTTCAAGAGATGTACAAGAAATTGCAGCAAACActagtccttttttttttcctcctgtTGAATAGACATTTGCAACGTCAAGAATACAAAATTCACTAATCTATGTTTTACAGAATTTAACAAATTTGTGGAAATGCAGTTTAGCTGGTGCTAATAGTGCATGCTAGCCATTTTTCGGTTACATagttgaaaaatgaaaataatcatTGTCCTGTAGTTCAACTTCTACCTGTGGAATTCCATGATAATATTCTAGAGTTTCACAAATTGAAATTACAACGGTTATTTTTCAATTACACGAGTTGAAAAGTAGCTATTTGTGTAAATTTTAACCCGAAGGTTTCTTTCTTCAACTCCAATCTCCCTGTGCCTACAGGGGGGTCAAAAACTCCGGAAAGTTTGGGTCCGTATGGGTCCGCTTCTCTACCTCCTCTCAACTTAAATACGAACATTCAAAACGAGCACCCACATATCACACGTTTCCTTACCGTTGAACCAAAGCTCTGGTGGCCGCTCAGAGGCATTTGCCTTCTAAGAAAACATCTAACTATCTAACACAGTCTTAGCTATCTAACACAGTTTCCTTTCCTAAAAAGCATACACTACAAGAAGTACCACAGCTGTAATATTTATTGTAGTCTGAGGAAAATGTCACCCAGAAAAATGTCTCTCCAAAAAGATAATTATATGTTGCCCAGGCAGGTGTTTCCATATACAACCACAAAGTACCATATTATTTTCCCATTTGTTTGATCATTTAGAATTGAACAGGAGTTATCAACTCATACAATAATCAAAAGTTAATAACTAACAAACCTATGATGTAATATTACTTTCAAGTCAAGTACTGTAGACTCAACTGCCTCAACCAACCCACTATGTCATTAAGATCCATAATAAGCCATTTACTAGCCCCAAAATTGGCATGGATCAAGAAGCTTGACAAGTGTACTGACCACCAAAATGCTCCCCCCTACAAAACAGATTCAAGCAAATGTTTCGATTATAAAATGCTCATATCATCGAAATCTAGGATAAAGCTACAAGAACGAAAAAATATGTCAAGCAACAAAGAAGACTAAATACTAATACCCTGCACCTATCCAGGATCTATCAGGTCGTCAACTTCACCTATGCTTTTTCTTTTATAACCGCGGGGTCCAGCCAATTCGTGTGCACCTTGACTAATTCCACGGGGTACCTGCTATCTCTCACCAACGCGGGTACTGGGTAACTCTGACCACCGAGGCTTGGACTGATGGGGAAAAAATCACCTAACGTTCATACATCTACTGGGATTTGAACTTAAGAACTCATGATTCTCAAatcacttcattgaccactaagcCACAAACTTGTGTGCTAATTTCACCTATGTATTTAAGAACTCAAAAAGAACGTATGGTTCCGGGCAGGTCTTAAGTTAAGTTTTTCAGGGATAAGTTATTCCTTCTGATGTTTCCCTTTCTTTTTTCCTTAATCAGTTTGGAACTTTAGAGACGGACCGGAAAAGTTACGACCGGAGCACACCACCGAAGCTCAGAAACCAGAAACCACACACATTAAaaacaagaaaggaaaaaaaaaaacagagaggaCGCGCCCAGAATAGAGACCTTTGCTTCCACCGAAAGCAAGATGGAAACTGAAGTACTAGAATCTTATCTTGTCCTCTGAGGGAAGCAGAGCACCTAAAGTACCTTGTTAGAGAATAGGAGACATGCACTCTTGGAGTAGGTAATTGTGAGTTGTGAATAGGTTTTACGCCAATAAAGAGGTAAAGAAAGAAATTCATGGTTCCAGTGCTGGAAGAATgagacaaagaagaagaagaagaagaagaagaagaagaagaagaagaagccgaagaagaagaaagagagaacTTAAGGTTCGCATCCGCACAACAGCTAGCATATAGAAGTCTCATTAGATAAGAGCCTAAGACGGTCCAGCATTTTATCCCAAAAAGTAGAAACCACAAAGATAAATTGCAAGTGTGAGCAACAAGAGTGTGCTGGCAAGTAATTACAAGAGGGGCTACATTACGAAATGTGCAATTAGCTATCTATGTTCTTCTCCATTTTAAAGAAGGAACAAACTCATGTTGCATAAAAGAATTCCCTATATTACACCTAACATAATATTGTGATGTCCTAAAAAGTTATAGTTTAGCCAACAATGGTGGGGCATCTCTGAGAGACTAATATAGTTTCCGCGGGTACAAACGCTTTTATTTCAGAGATGTAATACAAGTTGAATAAATTCAATAATTTTAAAAACCTACAAGATTCAAATACACTGAGATCATAGCACATCTAATTAACAACAGGACGTAGCAGCTTTACAATAGCAGTCAATAACAAGTACAGGACGCAGCAGCTTTACAGTAGAAGTCAATAACAAGTATCTAATTCTCATTATTATTGTACTGTTaccatctcaaaaaaaaaattctcattaTTATTGTAAATGTCAATGGAAAGCAagattttattctcttctcctgCGCAGGGTTCTGTAGACCGCACATAATTGTTTTTGAAGGAAGACATTTATTCTGAAAACTGCCATTTCTATGAAACATAACAAAACCATGGCCACACTTGTAGAATTCCTAGGATCTCTGTAAGTAGCTccctcttgctctttttttttttcttcttgttgGAGGTTGCCAGCATacccttaatgctgaggaatacaacaGTACCagtttctccaaaaaaaaaaaaaaacatggccaCACTGTAAGTCAATACTTGTTCACAATACATAAAGaacccaaatatttttttttccctcAAGCTTTTTCAAGGATAATGGGCCCGctcctctacccttctccacttaaataccagaCTTCTCATTATTATTGTAAATGTCAATGCGAAGCAAGAATTTATTCTCTTTTCCTGCGCAGGTTTCTATAGACGGCACATAATTGTTTTTGAAGGAAGACATTTATTCAGAAAACCACCATTTCCATGAAACATAACAATACCATGGCCACACCGTAAGTCAATACATTTCCATGAAACATAACAGAACCATGGCCACACTGCAAGTCAATACTTGTTTACAATACATAAAGAATCCAAATAATAAAGATAATAACATTAACTAACCTGAAAATTAAATCATCTCTCAAACTCATTTATATTCAAAGGTAGGTGGGCTAGGAGCATCAAAGCTCTCTAAAACCTGTGTCTTGCTACCACTGCTTGTCGCTGGCTCCTCCTTCTTTCCACCGCTAAAAAGTCCTCCAAACCAGGAAGAAGAGGATTGTGCTGAAGATTCTGCCATCATGCCATCCATACTTACTGGAGCTTGACCGGGAAGCTGCCCCATTGGTTGACCGGGAAGCTGCCCGGGTGGATACCCGGGCACTCCAGGGACATTTGGTAGTGGCTCTTCCATGGGCGGGAAATTCTGGGGAGCACTCATGACTTTGTTTAACATAATCCCAGCACCCTCTATCAATGCAAGTAGAACTCCACCAAACATTGCTGACCTAGAAGCAGCACCTAATCCCTGTCGCATTTGTAGAAATCCACCAGTTGCTGCACCAGCAATAATCGAGTTCCAAGGATCTTCTTTCTGCCTTAGATAAACCATTGTACAATCAAATGTGGAGAATAGTCCACCCCACACAGCAAAACTACCACCAATACGAGGAGCATTCATGCGCACTGCCTGTGTACCACCAATCAAGCGCTCACCTTTTGGTGAGTTATATGTGCCTTTTATGAAGTGGAAAGCTGCACCTCCAACAGCACCCATACCAAATGCTCCGCCAACATCATCAAGTATACGGTCAGGGCAAGGTTCACGAGAGGTTTCTGGTGTTCCCATTGTTATCGGGGACGAGCACTGACTAAAAGGAAATAGATTAAAGGCGATGACACCAACCAAGCAGACTTGCTTTTAATTTCCACGGAAGTGAATGGTTTGTTATAACAACATTAGAACACAAAGAATTCACCTGCATCAAAACATTCTCATCAAGCTGCGCCATCAAGGGATTCTAAAGTGAAGATCACAATGAACCTTGAAAACAAAAACACTACTAACATAAACACAAACTTTGAATTCGACACTTATAACAAGAACAATTTTTTCCAATAGCTCTCAGAATCAGAACTCAGCTCAAGTAACAATGTAAACTCAGTTTATGTATGAAAAGGTTAACAACTTCTTCTCAGCTACTCACTAACTTGCCCATTTCTTTATAAGCAAAGCATTATAAATCTATAGGTTTCCTGCAAACAAATACCGACATGACGGGTAAAACCCGGCTGACAACTTAACCAACCTTACATCACTCCTAACAATAGACCATATATATTAACAATAGAAAACATTTCAGCAGATTAAAGACTCCGGGCTAtaagcttttataaaacatataGGTTTCTTGAAAGTTGAAACAAATGTCACTTTTAGGATAATACCTGGACCagacatatcaacaacaacaaccaaaaaaaaaaaaaaaaaaagaaaccaacccaaattagcaaaaacGAACAACTTGCGCTACAAAAGCTGAGATGTTTGATTAATCAATCAATTACCCCTCAATCCCAAATTAATTGGGTCG from Lycium barbarum isolate Lr01 chromosome 10, ASM1917538v2, whole genome shotgun sequence includes:
- the LOC132613901 gene encoding mitochondrial import inner membrane translocase subunit TIM17-2-like, which translates into the protein MGTPETSREPCPDRILDDVGGAFGMGAVGGAAFHFIKGTYNSPKGERLIGGTQAVRMNAPRIGGSFAVWGGLFSTFDCTMVYLRQKEDPWNSIIAGAATGGFLQMRQGLGAASRSAMFGGVLLALIEGAGIMLNKVMSAPQNFPPMEEPLPNVPGVPGYPPGQLPGQPMGQLPGQAPVSMDGMMAESSAQSSSSWFGGLFSGGKKEEPATSSGSKTQVLESFDAPSPPTFEYK